The following coding sequences lie in one Arachis hypogaea cultivar Tifrunner chromosome 4, arahy.Tifrunner.gnm2.J5K5, whole genome shotgun sequence genomic window:
- the LOC112794456 gene encoding flavanone 3-dioxygenase 3: MDNQANSSGASSFTSAMNLDQQGVSFIPQRYVLPPSQRPNIIHHHDEHVLPLPIIDLSNFHDQSRRYQIINEIRNACKEFGFFQVINHGIDESAINEALKAAEEFFNLPHDEKMCLFSDDVHKPVRYGTSLNHARDEVFCWRDFIKHYSHPLPDWIHLWPSNPPSYRKNMGNYAEAVQGLQNKLMEMIFESLGLNPSYLEEEVNGGSQLLAVNCYPACPEPELTLGIHPHSDYGSITVLLQTRSGLEFKNKNNNWEAVPLVEGGLVVQLGDQMEVLSNGVYKSVIHRATVNVDKKRFSIVSLHSFAMDKKIGPAKELVDDNHHQLPKCYNEFSFREFLQFISNNDITKERFLDTLKIMK, translated from the exons ATGGATAATCAAGCAAATAGTAGTGGTGCTTCCTCTTTTACTAGTGCTATGAATCTTGACCAGCAAGGAGTGTCTTTTATTCCTCAACGCTATGTTCTACCCCCTTCACAACGCCCaaacatcattcatcatcatGATGAACATGTTCTTCCTCTCCCTATAATAGACTTGTCTAATTTTCATGATCAATCTCGTAGATATCAAATTATCAACGAAATCAGAAATGCTTGCAAGGAGTTTGGTTTCTTTcag GTTATTAATCATGGAATTGATGAATCAGCAATAAATGAAGCCCTAAAAGCTGCAGAGGAGTTCTTCAACCTCCCTCATGATGAAAAGATGTGTTTGTTTTCTGATGATGTTCATAAGCCTGTAAGATATGGAACAAGCCTTAATCATGCTAGGGATGAAGTTTTTTGTTGGAGAGATTTCATCAAACATTATTCTCATCCCCTACCGGATTGGATTCATTTGTGGCCTTCAAATCCACCAAGTTATAG GAAGAACATGGGAAACTATGCTGAGGCAGTGCAAGGTCTTCAAAACAAACTAATGGAGATGATTTTTGAGAGCCTAGGGTTAAACCCTAGCTACCTTGAAGAAGAAGTTAATGGTGGATCTCAACTCCTAGCTGTGAATTGCTACCCTGCATGCCCTGAACCCGAACTAACCCTAGGGATCCACCCTCATTCCGATTATGGATCAATAACTGTTCTACTCCAAACTCGATCCGGGCTCGaattcaagaacaaaaacaataattgGGAGGCAGTTCCCTTAGTCGAAGGTGGCCTAGTGGTGCAATTGGGTGATCAAATGGAAGTTTTGAGCAATGGAGTTTACAAGAGTGTGATTCACCGAGCAACAGTGAATGTGGATAAGAAGAGGTTTTCAATTGTGAGTCTTCATAGTTTTGCAATGGACAAGAAGATAGGGCCAGCAAAAGAGCTTGTTGATGATAATCATCATCAATTACCAAAGTGTTACAATGAATTCAGCTTCAGGGAGTTTCTTCAATTCATTTCCAACAATGATATTACAAAAGAAAGGTTCCTagacactttgaagatcatgaaatAA